In a genomic window of Halalkalicoccus sp. CG83:
- a CDS encoding DMT family transporter: MFDPRVSPPVALGFSILALSTSAILVRWSVAPSVVVAFYRVLFTLLLLAPVALARHRADFRALSARDGLVAAVTGIALAIHFAAWFESLEWTSVAASVTLVQTQPVFVAVGAVLLLDERVTARTGGGIALALCGAVVMSVSDLLAGSAFAGTALYGNALAVLGAVMAACYVLAGRSLRQRVALLPYVTVVYGACTLCLLGLALAGGEALTGYPPREWALFLAMAIGPGVLGHTVVNWALAHLESSVVSVSLLGEPVGATLLALVLLAEVPGAFTVAGGAVVLAGIVVTARAQRLGT, translated from the coding sequence GTGTTCGACCCTCGGGTTTCCCCGCCGGTCGCGCTCGGGTTCTCCATTCTCGCGCTCAGCACGAGCGCGATCCTCGTCCGCTGGAGCGTGGCGCCGAGCGTCGTCGTCGCCTTCTACCGCGTGCTCTTTACCCTGCTGTTGCTCGCACCGGTCGCGCTGGCTCGCCACCGAGCGGACTTTCGCGCGCTGTCGGCCCGTGACGGGCTGGTTGCGGCCGTCACCGGCATCGCGCTCGCGATCCACTTCGCGGCGTGGTTCGAGAGCCTCGAGTGGACGAGCGTCGCCGCGAGCGTTACTCTGGTGCAGACCCAGCCGGTGTTCGTCGCGGTCGGGGCCGTCCTCCTGCTGGACGAACGGGTCACCGCTCGGACGGGCGGCGGGATCGCGCTCGCGCTCTGTGGTGCCGTCGTCATGTCGGTGAGCGACCTCCTCGCGGGCTCGGCGTTCGCGGGGACCGCCCTCTACGGCAACGCGCTCGCGGTCCTCGGGGCGGTGATGGCCGCCTGCTACGTGCTCGCGGGCCGATCGCTCCGCCAGCGCGTCGCACTGTTGCCGTACGTGACGGTCGTCTACGGGGCGTGTACGCTCTGCCTGCTCGGCCTCGCGCTCGCGGGCGGCGAGGCACTTACGGGCTACCCCCCGCGGGAGTGGGCGCTGTTCCTGGCGATGGCGATCGGTCCCGGCGTGCTCGGCCACACGGTGGTGAACTGGGCGCTCGCCCACCTCGAGTCGAGCGTCGTCAGCGTCTCGCTGCTGGGCGAACCCGTCGGCGCGACCCTGCTCGCGCTGGTGTTGCTCGCCGAGGTGCCAGGCGCGTTCACGGTCGCGGGCGGCGCGGTCGTGCTCGCCGGCATCGTCGTCACGGCCCGCGCACAGCGCCTCGGCACGTAG
- a CDS encoding thiamine pyrophosphate-dependent enzyme produces MSAFNAIGEEREIDREEFTPGIEPQPTWCPGCGDFGVLKALKQAMPEVGRTPDETLLVTGIGCSGKLNSYFESYGFHTIHGRSLPVARAAKLANPGLEVIAAGGDGDGYGIGGNHFMHTARENHDMTYIVFNNEIFGLTKGQTSPTSPKGHKSKTQPSGSAKDPIRPLSLSLTSGASYIARTAAVNPNQAKQILAEAMEHDGFAHVDFLTQCPTWNKDAKQYVPYIDVQESEDYDFDVHDRDEAAAMMREAEDSLNEGTVLTGRFYADDERPSYQEEKIAIGEMPEEPLAERYFDDDYEWERSADLLDRHK; encoded by the coding sequence ATGAGTGCATTCAACGCGATCGGAGAGGAACGGGAGATCGACCGAGAGGAGTTCACGCCGGGGATCGAACCCCAGCCGACGTGGTGTCCGGGCTGTGGCGACTTCGGCGTCCTGAAGGCGCTGAAACAGGCGATGCCCGAGGTCGGCCGAACCCCTGACGAGACCCTGCTCGTCACCGGCATCGGCTGTTCGGGCAAGCTCAACAGCTACTTCGAGAGCTACGGCTTCCACACGATCCACGGCCGGTCGCTACCGGTCGCTCGTGCGGCGAAGCTCGCGAACCCCGGCCTCGAGGTCATCGCCGCCGGCGGCGACGGCGACGGCTACGGGATCGGCGGGAACCACTTCATGCACACCGCCCGCGAGAACCACGACATGACCTACATCGTGTTCAACAACGAGATCTTCGGGCTCACGAAGGGCCAGACCTCGCCCACCAGCCCGAAGGGTCACAAGTCGAAGACCCAGCCAAGCGGGAGCGCGAAGGACCCGATCCGTCCACTCTCGCTCTCGCTGACCTCGGGTGCGAGCTACATCGCCCGGACGGCCGCCGTCAACCCCAACCAGGCCAAGCAGATCCTGGCCGAGGCGATGGAGCACGACGGCTTCGCGCACGTCGACTTCCTCACCCAGTGTCCGACCTGGAACAAGGACGCAAAGCAGTACGTCCCGTACATCGACGTCCAGGAGAGCGAGGACTACGACTTCGACGTTCACGACCGCGACGAGGCCGCCGCCATGATGCGCGAGGCCGAGGACTCGCTCAACGAGGGGACGGTGCTCACCGGCCGGTTCTACGCCGACGACGAGCGCCCCTCCTACCAGGAGGAGAAGATCGCGATCGGCGAGATGCCCGAGGAGCCGCTCGCCGAGCGGTACTTCGACGACGACTACGAGTGGGAGCGCTCGGCGGACCTGCTCGACCGCCATAAGTAA
- the btuC gene encoding vitamin B12 ABC transporter permease BtuC — translation MHRTALLFNKYLPKATLLSAVSSRTLTGAWSAGLLVVLIGVILLSTALGPVRIDPVIVAKVLLNALSIPSELGASTPMGVGSLTVPVPRIETRPAFAFVVPETHETIVMRIRLPRVLLAAVVGFALATAGTVMQGFFRNPMADPSIIGVSSGAAVGAVASIVLPLGVGLRPAAFVGAVVTAFAVYLVASEGGRTPVATLLLAGIAIQTFLGAVISYLLINSGESLEQAVYWLMGHLHNSTWSEVGLSLPVVIPVFVLLLIYAPDLNVLLLGEEDAQTLGIEVERTKRVLLAAASVITAAGVAVSGVIGFVGLIVPHMMRLLVGPDHRILLPTSALAGSVFLVATDTLARSGPAEVPVGIVTAALGAPFFLYLLRSREVHAL, via the coding sequence ATGCACCGGACTGCGCTCCTGTTCAATAAATATTTACCTAAAGCAACTTTACTTTCCGCTGTGTCGAGCCGTACGCTGACGGGGGCCTGGTCCGCTGGGTTGCTCGTCGTGCTGATCGGCGTGATCCTCCTGAGCACGGCGCTCGGACCCGTCCGGATCGACCCCGTGATCGTCGCGAAGGTGCTGCTCAACGCGCTGTCGATTCCCAGCGAACTGGGTGCCTCGACGCCGATGGGCGTCGGGTCACTCACCGTCCCCGTCCCCCGCATCGAGACAAGACCCGCCTTCGCGTTCGTCGTCCCGGAGACCCACGAGACGATCGTCATGCGGATCCGACTCCCCAGGGTGCTGCTCGCGGCGGTCGTCGGCTTCGCGCTCGCCACCGCCGGCACGGTGATGCAGGGCTTCTTCCGCAACCCGATGGCCGACCCCTCGATCATCGGCGTCTCCTCGGGGGCGGCCGTCGGCGCCGTCGCGTCGATCGTCCTTCCGCTGGGAGTCGGCCTGCGTCCGGCGGCGTTCGTCGGCGCGGTCGTCACCGCGTTCGCGGTGTATCTCGTCGCCAGCGAGGGTGGGCGCACCCCGGTGGCGACGCTGCTGCTCGCCGGCATCGCGATCCAGACCTTCCTCGGGGCGGTGATCTCCTACCTGCTGATCAACAGCGGCGAGAGCCTCGAGCAGGCAGTCTACTGGCTGATGGGCCACCTCCACAACAGCACGTGGTCCGAGGTCGGACTCTCGTTACCGGTCGTGATCCCCGTGTTCGTCCTCCTGTTGATCTACGCGCCCGACCTCAACGTCCTCCTTCTGGGCGAGGAGGACGCCCAGACGCTGGGGATCGAGGTCGAGCGAACCAAACGGGTGTTGCTCGCGGCCGCGAGCGTGATCACCGCCGCCGGCGTCGCCGTCTCGGGCGTGATCGGCTTCGTCGGACTGATCGTCCCTCACATGATGCGCCTGCTCGTGGGTCCCGACCACCGGATCCTGCTGCCGACGAGCGCGCTCGCGGGAAGCGTCTTCCTCGTCGCCACCGACACCCTCGCGCGCTCCGGTCCCGCCGAGGTGCCCGTCGGGATCGTCACCGCCGCGCTGGGCGCGCCCTTCTTCCTCTACCTGCTGCGGAGCCGGGAGGTGCACGCGCTGTGA
- a CDS encoding presenilin family intramembrane aspartyl protease PSH — translation MDHRSRVLLAVAGTVGLFLCIQLGALALVEPFQSAGLQPVENPDDPSNSLLYVGAIIVATGLMLAAFRFEFEWLIRGMVILASVFLSWYVLIVILPPLITLGGVHVLAVVGALGVGAGLAFHPEWYVIDAAGVVMGAGAAGLFGITFAVLPATVLLVVLAVYDAISVYGTKHMLSLADSVMEIKVPVLLIVPVSASYSFLEEEPPSADGTPEREADDGDPETSNGSTGSSEEEPGPERDAFFIGLGDAVIPTVLIASVAFFVPAASLGVPGLALTLPALTAMVGMLLGLVVLLWMVLQGRAHAGLPLLNGGTIAGYLVGALASGLTLVEALGIGPYL, via the coding sequence ATGGACCACCGTAGCCGCGTGCTGCTCGCCGTCGCCGGGACGGTCGGCCTCTTTCTCTGCATCCAACTCGGGGCGCTCGCGCTGGTCGAGCCGTTCCAGTCCGCGGGCCTCCAGCCCGTCGAGAACCCCGACGACCCGAGCAACAGCCTGCTCTACGTGGGGGCGATCATCGTCGCGACGGGGCTGATGCTCGCGGCGTTCAGATTCGAGTTCGAGTGGCTGATCCGGGGGATGGTGATCCTCGCGAGCGTCTTCCTCTCGTGGTACGTCCTGATCGTAATCCTCCCGCCGCTGATCACCCTCGGCGGCGTCCACGTCCTCGCGGTCGTCGGCGCGCTGGGAGTCGGCGCCGGCCTCGCGTTCCACCCCGAGTGGTACGTGATCGACGCCGCCGGCGTGGTGATGGGTGCGGGTGCCGCGGGGCTGTTCGGCATCACCTTCGCCGTCCTCCCGGCGACCGTCCTGCTCGTCGTCCTCGCCGTCTACGACGCCATCAGCGTCTACGGCACGAAGCACATGCTCTCGCTCGCCGATAGCGTCATGGAGATCAAAGTCCCCGTACTGCTCATCGTCCCCGTCTCTGCCTCCTACTCGTTTCTCGAGGAGGAGCCGCCGTCGGCCGACGGGACGCCGGAGCGTGAAGCGGACGACGGCGATCCGGAAACGTCGAACGGCTCGACGGGTTCGAGCGAGGAGGAGCCGGGTCCCGAGCGCGACGCCTTCTTCATCGGTCTCGGGGACGCCGTCATCCCCACCGTGCTGATCGCGAGCGTGGCCTTCTTCGTCCCGGCGGCGTCGCTCGGCGTCCCCGGACTCGCGCTCACGCTTCCCGCGCTGACCGCGATGGTCGGGATGCTTCTCGGACTGGTCGTCCTGCTGTGGATGGTGCTGCAGGGTCGGGCCCACGCCGGACTGCCGCTGCTCAACGGCGGGACGATCGCCGGCTACCTCGTCGGCGCGCTCGCGAGCGGACTGACGCTGGTCGAGGCGCTCGGGATCGGGCCGTATCTGTAG
- a CDS encoding heme ABC transporter ATP-binding protein, translating into MIDVRDVDVRLGGVRILEDVSAHVDEGRFVGLVGPNGAGKSTLLRTIGAVLSPDAGSVVLDGEDVHDLPSRAASRRVAAVPQDTSLSFDFDVRDVVAMGRTPYRSRLRPGDEGGDAMVARALERTDTEEFADRPIDSVSGGERQRVVLARALAQDTPILLLDEPTASLDINHQLRTLELVRDLVDEGKTVIAAIHDLNLAAHYCDELVLLAEGRVLESGPPERVLTESNLTRAFDTRAVVSRHPVTGAVYVTALPETSSGDREGRVHVIGGGASVSRVLYVLSAAGYETSVGALNEGDSDLETARLLGIEAVAVPPFAPVDEDAREAVRERVASANVVVVGDCEIGEGNLANLECAAESDRLVLVEERPFDERNYAGEDAKRRYERLRSRATVVDTGGVLGAVERAITDEGEV; encoded by the coding sequence GTGATCGACGTCCGCGACGTCGACGTTCGCTTGGGCGGCGTGCGCATCCTCGAGGACGTGAGCGCCCACGTCGACGAGGGTCGGTTCGTGGGCCTCGTCGGCCCCAACGGCGCGGGCAAGTCGACGCTGCTGCGGACGATCGGTGCCGTGCTCTCTCCCGACGCCGGAAGCGTGGTCCTCGACGGCGAGGACGTCCACGACCTCCCCTCGCGGGCAGCGAGCCGGCGGGTCGCCGCGGTCCCCCAGGACACGAGCCTCTCGTTCGACTTCGACGTCCGTGACGTCGTCGCGATGGGGCGCACTCCCTACCGATCGCGGCTCCGACCCGGAGACGAGGGTGGCGACGCGATGGTCGCCCGGGCGCTCGAACGGACGGACACGGAGGAGTTCGCCGACCGTCCGATCGACTCGGTCAGCGGCGGCGAGCGCCAGCGGGTGGTCCTCGCGCGTGCGCTCGCCCAGGACACCCCTATACTCCTACTCGACGAGCCGACCGCGAGCCTCGACATCAACCACCAGCTCCGCACGCTCGAACTCGTTCGCGACCTCGTCGACGAGGGAAAGACGGTGATCGCGGCGATCCACGACCTCAACCTGGCGGCCCACTACTGCGACGAACTCGTGTTGCTCGCGGAGGGGCGGGTGCTCGAGAGCGGCCCGCCCGAGCGGGTGCTGACCGAGTCGAACCTCACTCGAGCGTTCGACACGCGGGCGGTCGTCAGCCGCCACCCCGTCACTGGCGCGGTCTACGTCACCGCGCTCCCCGAGACGAGTTCAGGGGATCGGGAGGGACGCGTCCACGTGATCGGTGGCGGCGCCAGCGTCTCAAGGGTGCTGTACGTCCTCTCCGCGGCGGGCTACGAGACCTCGGTCGGCGCGCTCAACGAGGGCGACTCGGACCTCGAGACCGCCCGGCTGCTCGGCATCGAGGCGGTCGCGGTCCCGCCCTTTGCTCCCGTCGACGAGGACGCACGCGAGGCGGTACGCGAGCGCGTCGCGAGCGCCAACGTGGTCGTCGTCGGCGACTGCGAGATCGGGGAGGGAAACCTCGCGAACCTAGAGTGTGCTGCCGAGAGCGACCGGCTGGTGCTCGTCGAGGAACGCCCGTTCGACGAGCGCAACTACGCTGGCGAGGACGCGAAGAGGCGGTACGAACGGCTGCGATCGAGGGCGACCGTCGTCGACACCGGCGGGGTGCTCGGCGCGGTCGAGCGGGCGATCACCGACGAGGGGGAGGTTTAA
- a CDS encoding SRPBCC family protein, translating to MATYEREVYVAAPLDDVWEFHSRISGLEALTPGWMGLSVERVRGPDGEVDPAVLEAGSKIEMELRPLGGPSQSWTSVITDREESEGRATFRDEMRGGPFRRWIHVHQFLAEGSGTRIRDTVHYELPGGELGRLVGPAAAVGFEPMFRYRHRKTKELLES from the coding sequence ATGGCGACCTACGAGCGCGAGGTCTACGTGGCAGCACCCCTCGACGACGTCTGGGAGTTCCACTCGCGGATCAGTGGTCTAGAGGCGCTCACGCCCGGGTGGATGGGACTCTCCGTCGAACGGGTTCGGGGACCCGACGGCGAGGTCGACCCCGCGGTTCTCGAGGCCGGTTCGAAGATCGAGATGGAGCTTCGCCCGCTCGGCGGGCCCTCACAGTCGTGGACCTCCGTCATCACCGATCGCGAGGAGAGCGAGGGACGTGCGACGTTCCGCGACGAGATGCGCGGCGGTCCCTTTCGGCGGTGGATCCACGTCCACCAGTTCCTCGCGGAGGGGTCGGGAACGCGGATCCGCGACACCGTCCACTACGAGCTTCCGGGCGGCGAACTCGGGCGGCTGGTCGGCCCCGCGGCGGCCGTCGGCTTCGAGCCGATGTTCCGGTATCGCCACCGGAAGACGAAGGAGCTCCTCGAGTCCTAA
- a CDS encoding H/ACA ribonucleoprotein complex subunit GAR1 → MKRVGEVVRTAQGLAIVRAPGDDQPGIGATVLDEQLSAVGRVVDVFGPVSRPYLAVVPDDRSALPGLLGGKLYVR, encoded by the coding sequence ATGAAGCGCGTCGGCGAGGTCGTCCGGACCGCACAGGGACTGGCGATCGTCCGCGCTCCCGGCGACGATCAGCCCGGCATCGGCGCGACCGTCCTCGACGAGCAGCTCTCCGCGGTCGGGCGCGTGGTCGACGTCTTCGGGCCCGTCTCCCGACCGTACCTCGCGGTCGTCCCCGACGACCGATCGGCGCTGCCGGGGCTGCTCGGCGGGAAGCTCTACGTCCGATAG
- a CDS encoding PGF-CTERM-anchored ABC transporter substrate-binding protein, whose amino-acid sequence MHRFLSVVVALCVLISTMGVGAVGAAGDHGGVAAAQVECEFPFTGTDATGEEVTIEEEPQRVVAMQPSDAQTLWEIGARDKVVGMPVGQYTDYLEGHDEPEDITEDDGITVSTERVIQLEPDLVVASSVADEDQVEQLRDAGLTVYQFGPETSIDDVIANTETTGQLVGECEGANESVEWMNQEIGAIEEAVEGEERPTVLYAMGDGFTAGQGTFIEEIVTTAGGENLGSTAEIEFYGQISEEVVIEEDPDWIVYPDNFEEPPVSEQVLSETTAGQENQVVAVDSNRMNQPGPQVIYAIDTLAETFHSDAYAAAQEGGEANETDESGNETGGGDDSAGESGEDQPGFGIAAALAALVLAAFLFLRRR is encoded by the coding sequence ATGCATCGATTTCTATCAGTGGTCGTCGCGCTGTGCGTCCTGATCTCGACGATGGGGGTAGGGGCCGTCGGCGCGGCGGGAGACCACGGTGGCGTCGCGGCGGCACAGGTGGAGTGTGAGTTCCCCTTCACCGGGACGGACGCGACCGGCGAGGAGGTGACGATCGAGGAGGAACCGCAACGCGTGGTCGCCATGCAGCCGAGTGACGCCCAGACGCTCTGGGAGATCGGCGCCCGCGATAAGGTCGTCGGGATGCCCGTCGGCCAGTACACCGACTACCTGGAGGGCCACGACGAGCCCGAGGACATCACGGAGGACGACGGTATCACCGTCAGTACCGAGCGCGTGATCCAGCTCGAACCCGACCTCGTGGTGGCCTCGTCGGTCGCCGACGAGGACCAGGTCGAACAGCTCCGCGACGCTGGCCTGACGGTCTACCAGTTCGGACCGGAGACCTCGATCGACGACGTGATCGCGAACACCGAGACCACCGGCCAGCTCGTCGGCGAGTGCGAGGGCGCGAACGAGTCGGTCGAGTGGATGAACCAGGAGATCGGCGCGATCGAGGAGGCGGTCGAGGGCGAGGAGCGGCCCACCGTTCTGTACGCGATGGGCGACGGATTCACCGCGGGCCAGGGGACGTTCATCGAGGAGATCGTCACGACCGCGGGCGGCGAGAATCTGGGTAGCACGGCTGAGATCGAGTTCTACGGCCAGATCAGCGAGGAGGTCGTGATCGAGGAGGACCCCGACTGGATCGTCTATCCCGATAACTTCGAGGAGCCGCCGGTGAGCGAGCAGGTGCTCTCCGAGACCACCGCCGGCCAGGAGAACCAGGTCGTCGCCGTCGATTCCAACCGGATGAACCAGCCCGGTCCGCAGGTGATCTACGCGATCGACACGCTGGCCGAGACGTTCCACTCCGATGCGTACGCGGCCGCCCAGGAGGGCGGGGAGGCGAACGAGACCGACGAGTCCGGGAACGAGACCGGTGGTGGCGATGACTCCGCCGGCGAGTCCGGCGAGGACCAGCCCGGCTTCGGCATCGCGGCGGCGCTCGCGGCGCTCGTGCTGGCTGCCTTCCTGTTCCTGCGACGGCGATAG
- a CDS encoding AEC family transporter: protein MELLVRLVGLLALLLVGTGLRRTGVLDDARTDRLNALAYYVALPALILVSTYDRSIRDLLSTTLLAGLLAVLFGTALLAWVVHRDRSSRARRSVAVVQSYHSNLGYLGLPLVAATFGPDVTAIASVVLGVVSLVQLPMTILVLSTINGADVSIPGQLGRLARNPVLASLIAGLAVGSIGVAVPTPVAAGLDVVGTLALPLALLCVGASLQVGSRVPDLGATGLIVVLKVGCMPALAWGVFSVLAVDAATFTAGVVMLGTPTAVSTYVFASELGGDREFASLNVFVTTLASIGTLFALVALVG, encoded by the coding sequence ATGGAGCTTCTCGTCCGGCTAGTCGGGTTGCTCGCGCTGTTGCTGGTCGGGACCGGGCTGCGCCGGACCGGCGTTCTCGACGACGCCCGGACCGATCGGCTGAACGCGCTCGCCTACTACGTCGCGCTGCCGGCGTTGATCCTCGTCTCGACGTACGACCGCTCGATCCGTGACCTCCTCTCGACGACGCTGCTCGCGGGACTCCTGGCCGTTCTGTTCGGGACCGCGCTTCTCGCCTGGGTCGTCCATCGGGACCGCTCCTCGCGAGCGCGCCGGAGCGTCGCGGTCGTCCAGTCCTACCACTCGAACCTCGGCTACCTCGGACTGCCGCTGGTCGCCGCGACGTTCGGTCCCGACGTGACCGCGATCGCGAGCGTGGTCCTCGGCGTCGTCTCGCTGGTCCAGCTCCCGATGACGATCCTCGTACTCAGCACGATCAACGGCGCCGACGTCTCGATCCCCGGTCAGCTGGGTCGGCTCGCGAGGAACCCGGTGCTGGCGTCGCTGATCGCCGGCCTCGCCGTCGGATCGATCGGCGTCGCCGTTCCGACTCCCGTCGCCGCCGGACTCGACGTCGTCGGCACGCTCGCGCTCCCGCTGGCGCTGCTGTGTGTCGGCGCGTCGCTCCAGGTCGGCTCCAGGGTGCCCGATCTCGGCGCGACCGGTTTGATCGTGGTGCTCAAGGTCGGCTGCATGCCAGCGCTGGCGTGGGGCGTCTTCTCCGTTCTCGCGGTCGACGCCGCGACGTTCACCGCGGGCGTCGTGATGCTCGGGACGCCGACCGCCGTTTCCACGTACGTCTTCGCGAGCGAACTCGGCGGCGATCGGGAGTTCGCGTCGCTGAACGTCTTCGTCACGACGCTCGCCTCGATCGGGACGCTGTTCGCCCTCGTCGCGCTGGTCGGGTAG
- the srp19 gene encoding signal recognition particle subunit SRP19, with amino-acid sequence MVENVIWPAYLDSEISRSKGRRVPESLAVPEPTVDEIAAAVQQVGYDAVIERDLTYPREYEPRGRVLVKDADDASKNDLVQAVAAYVTALRE; translated from the coding sequence ATGGTCGAGAACGTCATCTGGCCCGCCTACCTCGATTCGGAGATCTCCCGATCGAAGGGCCGGCGCGTCCCCGAGAGCCTCGCGGTGCCCGAGCCAACGGTCGACGAGATCGCCGCCGCCGTCCAGCAGGTGGGCTACGACGCGGTCATCGAGCGGGATCTCACGTATCCCCGCGAGTACGAACCCCGGGGGCGGGTGCTCGTGAAGGACGCCGACGACGCCTCGAAGAACGACCTCGTCCAGGCGGTCGCGGCGTACGTGACCGCTCTGAGGGAGTGA
- a CDS encoding endonuclease/exonuclease/phosphatase family protein, producing the protein MVSVQSTRRRFVLGGAVMLGGIGTAGMSAADDSNVRDEDRASVRAVSYNVRFDNPEDEYSWDERFGRVVEMIRELDPDLLGIQEAMLNQYDDLREELDEFGWHAAGREDGDREGEMAPIAWRRDRFEALDTGEFWLSETPDEPGSIGWDADLPRVTMWTRLRDRETDEELWHYNTHFDHIGERARLESARILRERAGEHVPDGLPVVVTGDFNAPPFSEPYCAVVEDVETDDPPLVDARRVADAVSGPEGTFHEFSPDLQDRIDYVFVPESVPVREYRAVPDQVGAYRSDHLPLLTVLDPWT; encoded by the coding sequence ATGGTATCGGTTCAATCCACTCGACGACGGTTCGTGCTCGGAGGCGCGGTGATGCTGGGCGGGATCGGAACGGCTGGCATGAGTGCCGCGGACGACTCGAACGTCCGCGACGAGGATCGAGCGTCGGTGCGCGCGGTGTCGTACAACGTCCGGTTCGACAACCCCGAGGACGAGTACTCGTGGGACGAGCGCTTCGGCCGCGTCGTCGAGATGATCCGCGAGCTCGATCCCGACCTGCTGGGGATTCAGGAGGCCATGCTGAACCAGTACGACGACCTCCGGGAGGAACTCGACGAGTTCGGCTGGCACGCCGCCGGCCGTGAGGACGGCGACCGCGAGGGGGAGATGGCCCCCATCGCGTGGCGCCGGGATCGGTTCGAGGCGCTCGACACCGGCGAGTTCTGGCTCTCGGAGACGCCCGATGAGCCGGGGAGCATCGGCTGGGACGCGGACCTGCCGCGGGTAACGATGTGGACGCGTCTTCGCGATCGCGAGACCGATGAGGAGCTGTGGCACTACAACACGCACTTCGATCACATCGGCGAGCGGGCACGCCTCGAGTCGGCGCGGATCCTCCGCGAGCGCGCCGGCGAGCACGTGCCCGACGGCCTTCCCGTGGTGGTGACGGGCGACTTCAACGCGCCGCCGTTCTCGGAGCCGTACTGCGCCGTCGTGGAGGACGTGGAGACCGACGATCCGCCGCTGGTCGACGCCCGCCGGGTCGCCGACGCCGTCTCCGGGCCCGAGGGGACGTTCCACGAGTTCTCCCCCGACCTACAGGACCGGATCGACTACGTCTTCGTCCCGGAGTCGGTTCCCGTCCGGGAGTATCGAGCGGTCCCGGACCAGGTAGGTGCGTACCGATCGGACCACCTTCCGTTGCTGACGGTGCTCGATCCGTGGACGTGA
- the lrpA1 gene encoding HTH-type transcriptional regulator LrpA1, translated as MATNSTADEILAVLEEDAQASYAEIAQRAGVSKPTVRKYIDQLESDGVIVGYSADVNPKKLSGRSIAIVGIDVESERYVDATRELSELDAVEALYTSSGDHMLMAEVRAPDGGAVGEIISDEILTIEGVTAAHPSFLQERLK; from the coding sequence GTGGCGACGAACTCGACAGCCGATGAGATCCTGGCCGTGCTCGAGGAGGACGCCCAGGCGTCGTATGCGGAGATCGCCCAGCGCGCGGGCGTCTCGAAGCCGACGGTCCGGAAGTACATCGATCAGCTCGAGTCCGATGGTGTGATCGTCGGCTACTCCGCGGACGTCAACCCGAAGAAGCTCTCGGGGCGGTCGATCGCGATTGTCGGCATCGACGTCGAGAGCGAGCGCTACGTCGACGCGACCCGCGAGCTGTCGGAGCTCGACGCCGTCGAGGCGCTCTACACCTCCTCGGGCGATCACATGCTGATGGCCGAGGTCCGCGCGCCCGACGGCGGCGCCGTCGGTGAGATCATCAGCGATGAGATCCTCACGATCGAGGGCGTCACCGCCGCCCACCCCTCGTTCCTCCAGGAACGCCTGAAGTAG